From the genome of Candidatus Hydrogenedentota bacterium:
TCACCTGTTTGACATACATATGTGCAAATAAATAGACTTTTCTATCACGATATACAAACAGCTTTTCCCTTTAGTGATTACCCTATGCGTTGCTGCCGCCGCGGTTGTGTTGGCGGCTGCGCTCGGGGAAACGCTGCGGATGGAAACCGCGGGATACCGCACCGGCAAGTACATTGACTATATCGAAACGGATGGTTTGCGGCCTGCGATTCTCTTTATTCACGGTGGGGCATGGGTGTTTGGAGATCGTACGGCGTGCGCGGAACTGTGCGAGGCTTTTGCCGGTCAATACGACACGTATGCCTGCGATTATACTCTTGCCGCGAAAGGCGGGAGGCCGTGCTGGGAGCAGACGGTTCGTGATATTGCGGAGGCGGTGCGGTGGATCAGGGGCAGGAAGGGCCCGCGACAAGTGTTCCTGGTGGGGATCTCGGCTGGAGGGCACCTGGCGCTCTATCATGCCGCTCGTCACCGTGATGTTCATGGCGTTGCGGCGATCAGCGCTCCGACCGATTTGGGGGGCCGTTTCTGCGAATCGGTGGAGCGCTCGGTCCGTCTTTGGGCCGGTAGCGAGCTGGAGGCGGCATCCGTCCGTCCAACGCTGTCCATGCCGCCGGTATGCATCGTGCATGGCGATTTCGACGACGTTGTGCCGGTAGGTCATGCCGATACCTTTGTGCAAGAGTGTCTGGAGGCAGGCGTGCAGTTTGAATACCATCGGTTCCATAGCGGGGTACATTGCATGAGCGACCACAAGGAACTGACGTGGCGCATCGTGCAGGATTTTCTTTCAGCTCTCGTGCTCTGATGCGGCCGCCCGTTCAGGGCTGGGAAAGCCTGTTTTGTAGCTCGAATACGCTCGCGCCGTTCGCATCATACTGCTTTGTGATGAGCGAATCCGGGAGGGTTTCGAGGCGGGCGGTTTGCCCGGGCGAATGGCACACGATAAAGAGGGGGCGAGGCACGCTGGCGGCCTCGGTCAGCGCCGTCGTGAGCGCGCGCGTGTCGGCGCCGGATAGGATGGCGTTTACCTGAGCCCGGCGGCGCTGGATTTTTGCCGGCTCGTGGCCGTGTATTTCTTGCATGAACTGCTGGGGGGAATAGGTCCATCCGAGGAGCGATGCGGCATCTTTGGTTGGCATCGCGACATAAAGGGCACGGCGGCCGAAGACGCAGGCGTTCAAGTTCGTGTCCATGAGCAGCGCGTTCGTGGGGGTATTGTCCGCAATCCACGTGTACAGGGCGTCTTCCCGCGGGTCTATTGGATGCAGGTAGCGGCCCTTCTCACAGGCCGCCTCTTGGATGTCGCGGGGCCGGGTCAGTTTCCACGCGAGATCTCCCATGGCAAGCGAAAAGAACAGGCACAGAACCACTCCCGCGGCCAGGGGCGTGGCTTGAACCAGTTTATGCATTGGCGCCGCGGCGGCGATGGCAAGCATCAGAAACGCGAATGCCCGCCACTTGGCTTCGCTGGTGTCGGGGCCGCTGACCAGGAGATGCAGTAGCAGCAAGATGATGCATGCCGCCAGCACGAGGCGGCTTCGCGCGAGATTACGCCCGTACCATTCCCTGATATCCCCAAGCCGGGCGGCCATCAGGGCCAGAACCGGCCACAGCAGCAGCGAGTCCTGGATCGCCTTGTGCAAGAGGGCGTTCGCGCCAGTGGTCAACAGGAATGAGGTTTCGGCGGTGCGTCCCGAC
Proteins encoded in this window:
- a CDS encoding alpha/beta hydrolase, yielding METAGYRTGKYIDYIETDGLRPAILFIHGGAWVFGDRTACAELCEAFAGQYDTYACDYTLAAKGGRPCWEQTVRDIAEAVRWIRGRKGPRQVFLVGISAGGHLALYHAARHRDVHGVAAISAPTDLGGRFCESVERSVRLWAGSELEAASVRPTLSMPPVCIVHGDFDDVVPVGHADTFVQECLEAGVQFEYHRFHSGVHCMSDHKELTWRIVQDFLSALVL